One window of Desulfobacterales bacterium genomic DNA carries:
- a CDS encoding glycosyltransferase family 4 protein → MKIAVFCTNYPPSRQEGGVSHYTQILCRHLSDKGWEIFVVTDDAYLGDGMDGPVKVLKFQRPWTHGVRKRISKVLMAYGVDMINLQYSPPMYDPVFRIAWSWMTRRFATCVSFHTLWGGPRINYPMALSFLCGADGIIATNSEIMYLLKRYLRPFLRKTRHIPIGANIEPEGTSEDFHKASRRYGLDPEMPVLAYFGMSYQGKGMTILFETTRMLLERGHQIQLLVIGGGISDVPEYIDEKRRLISKLGIEGRVIWTGRIPAQDVSALLDGSRLALLPYDSGVSDRRGSLMAALAHGKAVVTTRPAVPVRLFKNRENMIWPETDEAEALAGAVSDVLENQALLGRLEKGARELAGHYKWPGIAVQTKDFFQDIVVRKRRSL, encoded by the coding sequence ATGAAAATAGCGGTATTCTGTACAAACTACCCTCCTTCACGTCAGGAGGGAGGAGTTTCACACTACACGCAAATCCTGTGCAGGCACCTTTCAGACAAGGGCTGGGAGATCTTTGTGGTGACGGATGACGCCTATTTAGGCGACGGAATGGACGGCCCCGTAAAAGTCTTAAAATTCCAAAGACCCTGGACGCACGGGGTCAGAAAAAGAATTTCGAAGGTGCTGATGGCCTATGGCGTGGATATGATAAATCTTCAGTATTCACCTCCCATGTACGATCCCGTTTTCAGGATTGCCTGGTCCTGGATGACCAGGCGTTTTGCCACGTGCGTTAGCTTTCACACCTTGTGGGGAGGTCCCAGAATCAATTATCCGATGGCCCTTTCTTTTCTTTGCGGTGCGGACGGCATTATAGCCACCAATTCTGAGATAATGTATCTCTTGAAGAGATATCTGCGTCCTTTTCTTCGAAAGACAAGGCATATCCCCATAGGGGCGAACATTGAACCCGAAGGCACTTCAGAGGACTTTCATAAGGCTTCGCGACGATACGGGCTGGACCCTGAGATGCCGGTGCTCGCATACTTCGGCATGTCCTATCAGGGTAAGGGCATGACCATCCTTTTTGAGACGACCCGCATGCTCCTGGAAAGGGGGCATCAAATCCAGCTTCTGGTCATAGGAGGAGGCATCTCGGATGTCCCCGAATATATAGATGAGAAGAGAAGGCTGATTTCCAAGCTCGGAATAGAAGGGCGAGTCATATGGACCGGCAGGATTCCGGCCCAGGATGTATCCGCTCTTCTCGATGGAAGCCGCCTGGCTCTACTGCCCTACGATTCGGGCGTGAGCGATAGGCGCGGCAGCCTCATGGCGGCCCTGGCCCATGGCAAGGCCGTAGTCACCACCAGACCCGCCGTGCCTGTTAGGCTTTTTAAAAACCGAGAAAACATGATCTGGCCCGAAACCGATGAAGCGGAAGCCCTTGCCGGGGCTGTGAGCGATGTACTTGAGAATCAGGCGCTGCTGGGTAGGCTGGAAAAGGGTGCCAGGGAGCTTGCAGGGCATTATAAGTGGCCGGGGATAGCCGTGCAGACAAAGGACTTCTTTCAGGACATTGTGGTCCGGAAAAGGCGATCACTTTAA
- a CDS encoding class I SAM-dependent methyltransferase produces the protein MISKSSAHWSIFEKVRVVLDRYKDCASGTLLDIGCGTKPFQEVFEGKVRHYLGVDIPSKIKRGNLRERAETIDIYGDCLNLPVRASSVDTVFCSFVIEHIFEYDQLMDEAWRVLKKGAHLYLVSPLLVAIHETPYDFFRFTEHSLKRIAEKHEFETLHIVPAGGEFLFWGNRIAAHIHKIHRVPVTRRVVEGISYLVQRLSLCLDNKTGENSFICNYLCVFRKK, from the coding sequence ATGATATCAAAGTCTTCAGCGCATTGGTCGATATTTGAAAAAGTGAGAGTGGTGCTGGATCGTTATAAAGACTGCGCATCAGGAACCCTTTTGGATATCGGCTGTGGAACAAAACCGTTTCAGGAGGTTTTTGAAGGTAAAGTAAGGCATTACCTTGGCGTGGACATCCCTTCTAAAATTAAAAGAGGAAATCTCAGAGAGCGGGCGGAGACCATTGATATATACGGTGATTGCCTGAACCTGCCGGTAAGGGCTTCATCTGTGGACACCGTTTTCTGCTCTTTTGTAATTGAACACATTTTCGAATATGATCAGCTTATGGATGAGGCTTGGAGAGTGCTCAAGAAGGGTGCGCACCTCTACTTGGTATCCCCCCTTTTGGTGGCAATTCATGAAACACCTTATGATTTCTTCAGGTTTACTGAACACTCCCTGAAAAGAATCGCCGAGAAACATGAATTCGAGACGCTTCACATTGTCCCTGCCGGCGGTGAATTCCTGTTCTGGGGGAATCGCATTGCAGCACATATACACAAAATCCACAGGGTCCCAGTGACAAGAAGGGTAGTTGAAGGGATTTCGTATCTGGTACAGAGGCTCTCGTTGTGTCTGGACAATAAAACAGGCGAAAATTCATTTATATGCAATTACCTGTGTGTTTTCAGAAAGAAATAA